In Pseudomonadota bacterium, a genomic segment contains:
- a CDS encoding polysaccharide deacetylase family protein has protein sequence MLTQTKRYPYSPISRREKLRFPDGARVAVLPYINIEHFPENLPGTALSSATTSFEPDVLNYGWRDYGNRVGIWRMMEGLDKCGMRATVCLNSEVCREYPEIVEEGNKRGWEWMGHGHNNSQLLPGLEEDAERSLINDVVAALEKSTGTRPKGWLGPYVSETYNTPDLLAEAGIEYLCDFCCDDQPFKMNVKSGSLISMPYSVECNDLPLALYFGATGEDMGQMIRDQFDVLYEEGADNARVLPICLHTFIAGQPFRWKHISAALKYIAGHDHVWHPTGSEINDWYRANHL, from the coding sequence ATGTTGACCCAGACCAAACGCTATCCGTACAGCCCCATCTCGCGGCGCGAGAAGCTGCGCTTTCCCGACGGCGCCCGCGTGGCGGTATTGCCGTACATCAATATCGAACATTTTCCCGAGAATTTACCGGGCACGGCGTTGTCGTCAGCGACCACCAGCTTCGAACCTGACGTGCTCAACTATGGTTGGCGCGATTACGGCAACCGGGTCGGCATTTGGCGCATGATGGAGGGCTTGGACAAATGCGGCATGCGCGCAACCGTTTGCCTAAACAGCGAAGTCTGTCGGGAATATCCCGAAATTGTCGAAGAGGGCAACAAGCGCGGCTGGGAATGGATGGGCCATGGCCACAACAATTCGCAATTGCTTCCCGGCCTCGAAGAAGATGCCGAGCGCAGCTTGATCAACGATGTTGTGGCAGCGCTCGAAAAATCCACCGGCACCCGGCCCAAAGGTTGGCTCGGGCCATATGTTTCCGAAACTTACAACACGCCCGACCTGCTGGCCGAAGCGGGCATCGAATATCTCTGTGATTTTTGCTGCGACGACCAGCCATTCAAGATGAACGTCAAATCCGGCAGCCTGATTTCAATGCCCTATTCGGTGGAGTGTAACGATCTGCCGCTCGCGCTTTATTTTGGCGCGACGGGCGAGGACATGGGGCAGATGATCCGGGATCAATTTGACGTACTCTATGAGGAAGGCGCGGACAATGCTCGCGTTCTGCCGATTTGCCTGCACACTTTTATTGCCGGCCAGCCGTTTCGCTGGAAGCATATTTCGGCGGCGCTCAAATATATTGCCGGGCATGATCACGTCTGGCACCCGACCGGCAGCGAGATCAACGATTGGTACCGCGCCAACCATCTCTAA
- a CDS encoding thioesterase family protein has protein sequence MSRRVRFADTDPAGIVYFPRYFVMTNDLVEEWFAAALELPYRKFFEDGIRAVPLLNVAATFPAPSRLGDMLDFSLAVSRLGNKSFTVKIRAHCGEQARLISDQSSAWTRRDSATLKAESIPPEVRTRMKQFLENS, from the coding sequence ATGTCGCGGCGGGTCCGCTTCGCCGATACCGACCCAGCCGGAATCGTCTATTTTCCGCGCTACTTCGTCATGACCAATGATCTGGTGGAGGAATGGTTCGCCGCTGCCCTCGAACTACCCTATCGCAAGTTTTTTGAGGACGGCATCCGTGCCGTGCCGCTCCTAAATGTGGCGGCAACATTTCCGGCGCCGAGCAGGCTGGGCGATATGTTGGATTTTAGTCTGGCGGTCTCACGCCTCGGCAACAAATCCTTCACCGTGAAGATCAGGGCGCATTGCGGCGAGCAGGCACGCCTGATCAGCGATCAATCGAGCGCCTGGACGCGGCGCGATAGCGCCACGCTCAAGGCCGAATCAATTCCACCCGAAGTACGAACGCGCATGAAACAATTTCTTGAAAATTCATAA
- a CDS encoding carbon storage regulator, which produces MLYLTRKIGDAVVINDTIEVTVVEVRGRTVKLGFTFPEHATVLRKEIHEKVVRENIDAARAGDALEGATFDSKKLTGGTAKPDG; this is translated from the coding sequence ATGCTCTATTTGACGCGCAAAATTGGCGATGCGGTGGTGATCAACGACACCATCGAAGTTACTGTGGTTGAAGTTCGCGGGCGGACCGTAAAGCTCGGCTTCACTTTTCCGGAACATGCGACCGTGTTGCGCAAGGAAATTCATGAGAAGGTCGTGCGCGAAAACATCGACGCGGCACGGGCCGGCGATGCCCTCGAAGGCGCTACCTTCGACAGCAAAAAACTAACCGGCGGCACGGCCAAGCCAGACGGCTGA
- a CDS encoding flagellar biosynthetic protein FliO, producing the protein MGFDTYLRFIMMLVLVIGMIAFIAWLVRRFGFLNRIAPGMGVKNASRRLAVIESCTVDAKRRLVLVRRDQAEHLILLTGTGSAVVIERGTEGNRQRKKERGTTATKFAAALAQEEQEWDDEAEAAEDEPVTRLTRFGKSASR; encoded by the coding sequence ATGGGATTCGATACCTATCTGCGTTTCATCATGATGCTGGTGCTGGTGATCGGCATGATCGCCTTCATCGCCTGGCTGGTCCGCCGCTTTGGATTTCTCAACCGAATCGCACCGGGCATGGGTGTAAAAAACGCGAGCCGTCGCCTGGCAGTAATTGAATCCTGCACGGTAGACGCGAAACGCCGCTTGGTTTTGGTCCGCCGAGATCAAGCCGAGCACCTTATTCTGCTGACCGGCACTGGCTCCGCAGTCGTTATCGAGCGCGGCACGGAAGGCAATAGGCAGCGCAAAAAGGAGCGCGGCACGACCGCTACCAAGTTCGCCGCAGCGCTGGCCCAGGAAGAACAGGAATGGGATGACGAGGCCGAGGCGGCGGAAGACGAACCCGTTACTCGCCTCACCAGATTTGGAAAAAGCGCTTCACGATGA
- the fliP gene encoding flagellar type III secretion system pore protein FliP (The bacterial flagellar biogenesis protein FliP forms a type III secretion system (T3SS)-type pore required for flagellar assembly.) yields the protein MTRAGARKIILSAGLGTVAAVLFSAVVLAFPNAGVAQELNLNFGEGGSMTGQLLRMIALLTILSLAPGILVVVTSFTRIVVVFSLLRSAIGLQQTPPNTVIISLSLFLTAFIMMPTLQQSYREGIAPLIAEEITEEEAFVRTVAPLRMFMLRQVREEDLAMFLDLANEGVIAGPEDTPLRALVPAFMISELRRAFEIGFLIFIPFLVIDMVVAGILLSMGMMMLPPVMISLPFKLIFFVLVDGWMLLSSSLVDSFAQV from the coding sequence ATGACGCGCGCCGGCGCCCGCAAGATTATCCTTTCGGCAGGATTGGGAACTGTGGCTGCCGTGCTTTTCAGCGCGGTGGTGCTGGCCTTTCCCAACGCCGGCGTGGCGCAGGAGCTGAACCTCAATTTCGGCGAGGGCGGCTCGATGACCGGCCAGCTGTTGCGCATGATCGCTTTGTTAACGATCCTCAGCCTGGCGCCTGGAATTCTCGTCGTCGTGACCTCATTCACCCGTATCGTCGTCGTCTTTTCGCTTTTGCGCAGTGCCATCGGCTTGCAGCAAACTCCGCCCAACACGGTGATCATCAGTCTCTCGCTGTTTCTCACGGCCTTCATCATGATGCCGACGCTACAACAATCCTATCGCGAAGGGATTGCGCCACTTATCGCTGAGGAGATTACTGAAGAAGAAGCGTTCGTCCGTACGGTGGCACCACTCCGTATGTTCATGCTACGGCAAGTGCGCGAGGAGGACCTCGCCATGTTCCTTGACCTGGCTAACGAAGGCGTAATCGCCGGCCCGGAGGACACGCCGCTCCGCGCTCTTGTTCCGGCATTCATGATTAGTGAATTGCGGCGCGCCTTTGAGATTGGCTTCCTCATCTTCATACCGTTTCTCGTCATCGACATGGTGGTTGCCGGCATTCTGCTCTCGATGGGCATGATGATGCTGCCACCCGTGATGATCTCACTGCCGTTCAAGCTAATATTTTTTGTTCTGGTGGATGGCTGGATGCTGCTCTCGAGCAGTCTGGTCGACAGCTTCGCGCAGGTATAA
- a CDS encoding tetratricopeptide repeat protein — MSILFDGPGEIDLLALRKELPKRFFSIDSVQSEGKLLLQIGIGESLRMRHFQKGKRIVLDALENAAGVTASTPTRTPPNVIAVPGSATLQPERPKESGSENVKAHLPAGIAALNLAGLRAAALTARSKNQSSTQFEDERHPDATERALSATLPPAPPLTVSAEAISGGMRLRLLWDRRVGASVFRRMGYLWMVFDVPRIVDLSALGMADRMTGTITSADQLRAPGATVLRFGIAADLWPRVARSGNTWLVEMTDAPLPPAKPLLIRAEPSAKGGARVLVPTPGAGRAIKINDPEVGDTLIVVPVREPGVGVKTGRAFVQFDIIASAQGIMAFKTRADDVAIDIKVTGVEVTSPHELYMSADAVTSTGRLAEISDGLETAMGPLFEYEACRRDDLGQYIDARRLLQHAVVSAGIEVRTERRLSLANFHFAHGLAEDAIGVIHRIAEEDPKSLERPDFLALRGATLMLLGRAEEAAADLNREILDGDMDVTLWRAALTATRGDWQGADSAFAISGPAFERLPLDLRARFGLLAAHAALAVGNYHRVNRLVERIEAEAPNKNDKMEARYLRATAYQRTGKTEAALEYFDKLAIDGSPPVRARAELSRVELMLHLGRMTRSDAIVALERLRHAWRGDSFEQLLLRRLAELYREEKNYLNALQAMRDAVENFPQSAAAPAVNEQMQRMFSDLFIDGGADTLSPLTALSLYYEFGDLSEDGAAGGRIAEGLANRLVDVDLLDRAGELLNRQLDAVAGVDKSRIGAHLAIIQLLDQEPAHALDTLKLSQGEGIDMPVALKQQRRHLEARALAAVGDGDAALVLLKADQTRDAALLRADIYWRSEQWAEASTELGKAFDHAGGDIAVHEQHLIMRQVVALMLSDNTSELARLRLQYGAGMAESVYKNAFDLITRSSDTDAVPVHELPKILANIEGAEAFLRTYRDSPPTEGVNSDIDTNAVN, encoded by the coding sequence GTGAGCATCTTGTTTGACGGGCCAGGAGAAATTGATCTATTGGCGTTGAGAAAGGAGCTGCCGAAGCGGTTCTTTTCCATCGACAGTGTTCAGTCGGAAGGAAAACTGCTGCTCCAGATCGGCATAGGCGAATCACTGCGGATGCGGCATTTTCAGAAAGGCAAGCGCATCGTCCTGGATGCCTTGGAGAACGCAGCCGGGGTGACGGCGAGCACGCCGACCCGGACTCCGCCGAACGTGATCGCCGTTCCGGGCAGTGCCACATTACAGCCGGAACGACCCAAAGAAAGCGGCAGCGAAAATGTCAAAGCCCATCTGCCGGCTGGAATAGCAGCGTTGAATTTGGCCGGGCTTCGTGCCGCGGCGTTAACCGCTAGAAGTAAAAACCAATCATCCACGCAATTCGAGGATGAACGGCATCCCGATGCGACGGAGCGCGCCCTCTCTGCCACGCTGCCACCGGCGCCGCCGCTCACTGTGTCTGCGGAGGCCATATCGGGCGGAATGCGATTGCGTTTGCTATGGGATCGGCGCGTCGGGGCAAGCGTCTTTCGTCGCATGGGGTATCTGTGGATGGTGTTCGATGTGCCGCGCATCGTCGATCTGAGTGCGCTTGGCATGGCTGACCGCATGACCGGAACGATCACCAGCGCCGATCAGCTGCGTGCGCCGGGCGCGACTGTTTTGCGTTTCGGTATCGCCGCCGATCTGTGGCCGCGTGTTGCGCGCAGCGGCAACACTTGGCTGGTGGAAATGACCGATGCGCCGTTGCCGCCTGCCAAGCCGCTTTTGATTCGCGCTGAGCCGTCGGCAAAAGGCGGCGCCAGGGTATTGGTCCCGACTCCCGGCGCTGGTCGGGCAATCAAGATCAATGACCCGGAGGTTGGCGACACATTGATCGTCGTGCCGGTGAGAGAGCCCGGCGTCGGCGTCAAGACAGGCCGCGCCTTCGTGCAGTTCGATATCATCGCGAGCGCGCAGGGTATTATGGCCTTCAAGACCCGCGCCGATGATGTCGCCATCGATATCAAGGTGACGGGCGTTGAAGTGACCAGCCCGCACGAGCTCTATATGTCCGCGGATGCCGTCACGAGTACGGGCCGCTTGGCCGAAATATCGGACGGTCTTGAAACCGCTATGGGGCCGTTGTTTGAATATGAGGCCTGTCGGCGTGATGATCTCGGTCAATACATTGATGCCAGGCGTCTCTTGCAGCATGCGGTTGTTTCCGCCGGAATCGAAGTGCGCACAGAGCGCCGTCTAAGCCTTGCAAACTTTCACTTCGCCCATGGTCTCGCGGAGGATGCCATCGGCGTTATTCACCGCATCGCCGAAGAAGATCCGAAATCTCTTGAACGCCCCGACTTTCTCGCCCTACGGGGCGCGACGCTCATGCTGCTCGGCCGTGCCGAGGAAGCGGCGGCCGATCTAAACCGCGAAATACTAGATGGTGATATGGATGTAACGCTGTGGCGCGCCGCGCTGACGGCAACGCGCGGCGATTGGCAGGGGGCAGATTCAGCGTTCGCCATTTCTGGCCCGGCGTTTGAGCGTTTGCCGCTCGATTTACGTGCGCGCTTTGGTCTGTTGGCGGCCCATGCGGCATTAGCGGTGGGAAATTACCACCGCGTCAACCGCTTGGTCGAGCGCATCGAGGCTGAAGCACCCAATAAGAACGATAAGATGGAAGCGCGCTACTTGCGTGCCACCGCCTATCAGCGCACTGGCAAGACCGAGGCCGCGCTTGAATATTTCGACAAATTGGCGATTGACGGCAGTCCCCCGGTACGGGCGCGCGCGGAATTGTCGCGGGTTGAGTTGATGCTGCATCTTGGTCGCATGACGCGCAGTGACGCCATTGTTGCGCTGGAACGGCTGCGCCACGCGTGGCGCGGCGATTCCTTCGAACAATTGCTGCTGCGCCGGCTCGCGGAGCTCTACCGCGAAGAGAAAAATTACCTGAATGCGCTGCAAGCCATGCGCGACGCCGTGGAGAATTTCCCACAGTCCGCAGCGGCCCCCGCAGTGAACGAGCAAATGCAGCGCATGTTCTCTGACCTCTTTATCGATGGCGGCGCCGACACGCTCTCACCGTTGACAGCACTCAGCCTCTATTACGAATTCGGCGATTTGTCGGAAGACGGTGCGGCGGGGGGACGGATTGCCGAGGGCCTAGCCAATCGGCTGGTCGATGTCGACCTTCTCGACCGCGCTGGAGAATTACTGAATCGTCAGCTCGACGCCGTCGCCGGTGTCGATAAGTCACGCATTGGTGCCCATCTAGCGATCATTCAGTTGCTCGACCAGGAGCCGGCGCACGCTCTGGATACGCTCAAACTTTCGCAAGGTGAGGGCATCGACATGCCCGTCGCGCTGAAGCAACAGCGTCGCCATCTCGAGGCCCGGGCGCTTGCGGCTGTTGGCGATGGCGATGCCGCGCTGGTGCTTCTGAAAGCCGACCAGACCCGCGATGCGGCGCTGCTGCGCGCCGACATCTATTGGCGGTCCGAGCAATGGGCTGAAGCCAGCACCGAGTTAGGCAAGGCGTTTGATCATGCCGGCGGCGATATCGCAGTGCATGAGCAGCATCTTATCATGCGCCAAGTCGTCGCGCTGATGCTGTCGGACAATACGTCTGAATTGGCCCGCTTGCGCCTCCAATATGGTGCGGGCATGGCGGAAAGCGTCTACAAAAACGCGTTCGATCTCATCACTCGCTCGAGTGATACCGATGCGGTTCCGGTTCACGAGCTGCCGAAAATCCTCGCCAACATTGAGGGCGCCGAAGCGTTCCTCAGAACCTACCGCGATTCACCGCCGACAGAAGGCGTCAACAGCGACATCGATACCAACGCCGTCAACTGA